In a single window of the Acetivibrio clariflavus DSM 19732 genome:
- a CDS encoding HDIG domain-containing metalloprotein: MEREQALEELKGRLKSENLIRHSLAVEAIMRELAFYFKEDIDKWGIAGLLHDIDYDKTAGDPAKHGLVGAEILETLDVESSIVYAIKAHNDYHKIERKRKIDKALYCASPMAVVMSACTAALPSKKVEDLTVEFVMEKINEEGFINDTELKQIKSCENLGIALEEFVKLSIKAVQSI, translated from the coding sequence ATGGAAAGAGAACAAGCACTTGAAGAATTGAAAGGTCGTTTGAAGAGTGAGAATCTAATTAGACATTCTCTTGCAGTTGAAGCTATTATGAGAGAGTTGGCTTTTTATTTTAAAGAAGATATTGATAAATGGGGAATAGCTGGATTGCTTCATGATATCGATTATGATAAAACAGCTGGAGACCCTGCAAAACATGGTTTGGTTGGTGCAGAAATATTAGAGACCCTTGATGTTGAAAGCTCTATTGTTTATGCTATAAAGGCTCATAATGATTATCATAAAATTGAAAGGAAAAGAAAGATTGACAAAGCTCTTTATTGCGCAAGTCCTATGGCTGTGGTTATGAGTGCTTGTACAGCAGCACTTCCGTCGAAAAAAGTGGAAGATTTGACTGTGGAATTTGTTATGGAAAAAATTAACGAGGAAGGTTTTATAAACGATACAGAGTTAAAACAGATTAAATCTTGTGAAAATTTAGGTATAGCACTTGAAGAATTCGTTAAGCTTTCTATAAAAGCTGTACAGTCCATATAG
- the rnr gene encoding ribonuclease R, with translation MLERKERILAFMREDAYKPLLFGELVTVLDVPKEDIPLFQNVLDELEAEGKIFKTQKDRYGVPERMNLIVGRLQGNERGYGFVIPDDENIKDIFISADSLNGAMHNDRVIARINKKVIGDKSAEGEIIKILERANKTVVGTFESSKYFGFVVPDDRRISGDIFIPKDEINGAKSGQKVIAEIVLWPKKRRNAEGRIIEILGDKDEPGTDILSIIKQHNLPEEFPESVIKQAKSIPQAVTEEMIKGRRDLRDLRMVTIDGEDAKDLDDAVSIERLPNGNYKLGVHIADVSYYVTEGSPLDKEALKRGTSVYLVDRVIPMLPKELSNGICSLNPQVDRLSFTVMMEIDSNGKVVDHEIFESVIRTNERMTYTDVYKILVEKDKELSKRYDYLVEDFKTMEELALILRNKRMQRGSIDFDFDEAKILLDENGKPIDIKRYEITIANKIIEEFMLVCNETVAEHFFWANVPFVYRVHEDPDTDKIESFSEFVHNLGYTLKGINKIHPRALQDLLEKIKGTKEERIISTVMLRSLQKARYSHLSVGHFGLAARYYCHFTSPIRRYPDLIIHRIMKEYLKGQLNEKREEYLVDALPEIARICSERERVAEEAERDTEDLKKVEYMKQFEGNVFEGIISNVTSFGMFVELDNTVEGLVRMSDMDDDYYTFDDKHYCLIGERTRKVYRIGDVVKVVLVKADIGARRIEFTLYKDEDAEEAMDSDIEILEEETPKRKRKAKAADKEILDHIQGKKKDKAKKRAEKSSKKKEKSEKKSEKKSKKKGKKNQEE, from the coding sequence ATGCTTGAAAGAAAAGAACGTATTTTGGCATTTATGAGGGAAGATGCCTATAAGCCTTTATTGTTTGGTGAGCTTGTAACGGTTTTGGATGTGCCTAAAGAGGATATTCCGTTATTTCAAAATGTTTTGGATGAATTGGAAGCAGAAGGTAAGATATTTAAGACCCAAAAAGACAGATATGGAGTACCGGAAAGAATGAACCTGATAGTCGGAAGACTTCAGGGAAATGAACGGGGATACGGGTTTGTTATTCCTGATGACGAGAATATAAAAGATATATTTATCTCTGCCGATTCATTGAATGGTGCAATGCATAATGACAGGGTAATTGCAAGAATTAATAAGAAGGTCATTGGAGATAAGAGTGCAGAGGGAGAAATAATCAAAATACTTGAGAGGGCCAACAAAACAGTTGTCGGAACTTTTGAAAGCAGTAAATATTTTGGTTTTGTGGTACCTGACGATAGAAGAATATCGGGAGATATTTTTATACCCAAGGATGAAATAAACGGTGCAAAGTCCGGTCAGAAGGTCATTGCCGAAATAGTTTTGTGGCCGAAAAAAAGGAGAAATGCAGAGGGAAGGATAATTGAAATATTAGGAGATAAAGATGAACCGGGAACAGATATACTGTCGATTATAAAGCAGCATAATCTCCCGGAAGAATTCCCTGAAAGTGTTATTAAACAAGCTAAATCTATACCGCAAGCCGTTACCGAAGAAATGATAAAAGGAAGAAGGGACCTAAGAGATCTTCGTATGGTTACTATTGACGGAGAGGATGCCAAAGACCTTGATGATGCGGTATCGATAGAAAGACTTCCCAACGGCAACTATAAACTTGGTGTTCATATTGCTGACGTAAGCTATTATGTTACCGAGGGTTCGCCTTTGGACAAGGAAGCTCTGAAGAGGGGAACAAGTGTTTACCTTGTGGACAGGGTTATTCCCATGCTTCCAAAGGAGCTTTCAAACGGGATTTGCAGCCTTAACCCACAAGTGGACAGGCTCAGTTTCACTGTGATGATGGAAATAGATTCAAACGGAAAAGTTGTTGACCATGAGATTTTTGAAAGTGTAATCAGAACCAATGAAAGAATGACTTATACCGATGTATATAAGATCCTTGTTGAAAAGGATAAGGAACTTTCCAAGAGATACGATTATCTGGTAGAAGATTTCAAGACAATGGAAGAACTGGCTCTGATACTTAGAAATAAGCGAATGCAGAGAGGTTCCATTGACTTTGATTTTGATGAGGCAAAGATTTTGCTTGATGAGAACGGAAAGCCGATTGATATAAAGAGGTATGAAATAACCATAGCAAATAAGATTATTGAAGAATTTATGCTGGTGTGTAACGAAACAGTAGCTGAGCACTTTTTCTGGGCAAATGTTCCTTTTGTTTACAGGGTTCATGAAGACCCGGATACCGATAAAATAGAAAGTTTTAGTGAGTTTGTTCACAATCTCGGCTATACCTTGAAAGGTATAAACAAAATTCATCCCAGAGCGCTTCAGGATTTGCTTGAAAAGATAAAAGGCACTAAGGAAGAAAGAATTATAAGTACTGTTATGCTGCGGTCTCTTCAAAAGGCAAGATATTCACATTTGAGCGTGGGACATTTTGGATTGGCAGCAAGATACTATTGCCACTTTACATCTCCGATAAGAAGATATCCTGACTTGATTATTCACAGGATAATGAAGGAGTATTTAAAAGGTCAGTTGAATGAAAAAAGGGAAGAGTATCTTGTAGATGCACTGCCGGAAATAGCCAGGATATGTTCCGAGAGGGAAAGGGTGGCCGAGGAAGCGGAAAGAGACACGGAGGACCTTAAAAAGGTTGAATATATGAAGCAATTTGAAGGCAATGTGTTTGAAGGTATTATATCCAACGTTACATCCTTCGGTATGTTTGTGGAACTGGACAATACCGTTGAAGGTTTGGTTAGAATGAGTGATATGGATGACGATTATTATACCTTCGATGACAAACATTATTGCCTTATAGGAGAGAGAACACGTAAAGTGTACCGCATAGGCGATGTGGTTAAAGTAGTGCTTGTAAAAGCCGATATTGGTGCCAGAAGGATCGAATTTACCCTTTATAAGGACGAAGATGCTGAAGAAGCGATGGATAGCGATATAGAAATACTTGAGGAAGAAACTCCTAAGCGAAAACGCAAAGCTAAAGCTGCCGATAAAGAGATATTGGACCATATACAGGGCAAGAAAAAAGACAAGGCAAAGAAACGGGCAGAAAAGTCCAGTAAAAAAAAGGAGAAGTCTGAAAAGAAGTCTGAAAAAAAGAGTAAAAAGAAAGGAAAGAAGAATCAGGAAGAATAA
- a CDS encoding DUF523 domain-containing protein → MEKENILVSACLLGVNCKYNGGNNYNSEIKALASKYNLIPVCPEQLGGCPTPRLPAEIQKGSGRDVLCGKAKVMRKDGVDVSENFVKGAKEVLNIAKQTNIKLAILKSKSPSCGKGKIYDGTFSGNLIDGNGVTADVLEENGITVLSEKDIDKIELFLRRD, encoded by the coding sequence ATGGAAAAAGAAAATATACTTGTAAGTGCTTGTTTACTAGGTGTAAATTGCAAATATAACGGGGGAAACAACTATAACAGTGAAATTAAAGCTTTAGCTTCAAAGTATAATCTTATACCCGTTTGTCCCGAGCAGCTCGGAGGATGTCCAACTCCCAGACTGCCTGCTGAAATACAAAAAGGAAGCGGAAGGGATGTACTTTGCGGGAAAGCAAAAGTAATGCGGAAAGACGGCGTTGATGTTTCAGAAAATTTTGTAAAAGGAGCAAAGGAAGTCCTTAATATTGCAAAGCAGACTAATATTAAGCTGGCAATATTGAAATCAAAAAGTCCTTCCTGCGGAAAAGGAAAGATTTATGACGGAACTTTTTCAGGAAATTTGATAGACGGTAACGGTGTTACTGCCGATGTTCTTGAAGAAAATGGAATTACAGTGTTGTCGGAAAAAGATATCGACAAAATAGAGTTATTTTTAAGGCGGGATTAA
- a CDS encoding HPr family phosphocarrier protein, which yields MKSFNISLKSITDVKDFVNIVNKYDFDIDLTSGRYVVDAKSIMGIFSLDLSKPIKVDVHSDDCDEFYNEIKNFIV from the coding sequence ATGAAATCATTCAATATTTCATTAAAATCAATTACCGATGTTAAGGATTTTGTGAATATAGTAAATAAATATGACTTTGACATCGATTTGACTTCAGGCCGTTATGTTGTTGATGCAAAATCCATCATGGGTATTTTCAGTTTGGATTTAAGTAAACCAATTAAAGTTGACGTGCATTCAGATGATTGTGACGAATTCTACAATGAAATCAAGAATTTTATAGTATAA
- the mtaB gene encoding tRNA (N(6)-L-threonylcarbamoyladenosine(37)-C(2))-methylthiotransferase MtaB — MKKVAFYTLGCKVNQYETEAISEIFRKNGYEVVDFEDVADVYIINTCTVTNLSDRKSRQMIRRAKKSNKDSIIVAVGCYAQVSPDEVLGIPEVNLVIGTKDKGKIIEKINLIEKGMNKVNLVEDIMKTREFEELGVEVYKERTRAYIKIQEGCNQFCSYCIIPYARGPIRSRSVEYILDEVNRLVSNGYKEIVLTGIHIASYGKDLKNTSLLDIIKKVHEIDGVERIRLGSIEPTTVNREFVDEISRLRKLCPHFHISLQSGCDSTLKRMNRKYTTEEYRSAVSLLRSSIEDVAVTTDVMVGFPGETDMEFNETVKFLEEINFAAMHVFKYSQRKGTPAANFENQVSPQKKEERSNILLELSARMTREFNKRFEGRIMDVLFEQDVKDRDGIIEGLTSNYIKVLCEGESYLNGQILKVKLLEAVEDYVKGMILTS; from the coding sequence ATGAAAAAAGTTGCGTTTTATACATTGGGATGCAAAGTTAATCAATATGAGACTGAGGCTATTTCGGAGATATTTAGAAAAAACGGATATGAAGTGGTTGACTTTGAAGATGTTGCGGATGTTTACATAATAAATACGTGTACTGTTACAAACTTAAGTGACAGAAAGTCAAGGCAGATGATCAGAAGGGCCAAGAAGAGCAATAAAGACTCAATAATTGTGGCAGTGGGATGTTATGCCCAGGTATCTCCCGATGAAGTTTTGGGTATACCTGAAGTAAATCTTGTTATTGGGACTAAAGATAAGGGTAAAATTATAGAGAAGATAAATCTGATTGAAAAAGGTATGAACAAAGTAAATCTGGTTGAAGATATTATGAAAACCAGAGAATTTGAAGAACTGGGAGTGGAAGTATATAAGGAGCGTACAAGGGCGTATATTAAAATCCAGGAGGGATGCAACCAGTTTTGTTCCTATTGCATAATACCTTATGCAAGGGGACCAATAAGAAGTCGTTCCGTTGAATATATTCTCGATGAGGTAAACAGATTGGTTTCGAACGGATATAAGGAAATAGTTCTGACGGGTATCCATATAGCATCCTATGGAAAGGATTTAAAAAATACTTCTCTTCTTGACATTATCAAGAAGGTACATGAAATTGACGGGGTGGAACGAATCAGACTCGGCTCTATTGAGCCCACAACCGTAAACCGCGAATTTGTGGATGAGATAAGTAGGTTAAGAAAGCTTTGCCCGCATTTTCACATATCCCTGCAAAGCGGATGTGACAGCACACTTAAGCGTATGAATAGAAAATACACCACTGAGGAGTATCGCTCGGCAGTCAGTCTCTTAAGAAGCTCTATAGAAGATGTTGCTGTAACAACCGATGTTATGGTAGGTTTTCCGGGAGAAACCGATATGGAGTTTAATGAAACCGTCAAATTCCTTGAAGAGATAAATTTTGCAGCAATGCATGTTTTCAAGTATTCGCAGAGGAAAGGAACTCCTGCAGCTAATTTTGAAAATCAAGTATCGCCGCAAAAGAAAGAAGAAAGGAGCAATATTTTACTTGAACTGTCTGCCCGAATGACCAGAGAGTTTAATAAGAGATTTGAAGGTAGAATTATGGATGTTTTATTTGAACAGGATGTAAAGGATAGAGATGGGATAATAGAGGGATTAACGTCAAACTATATAAAAGTATTGTGTGAAGGCGAGTCCTATCTAAACGGTCAGATACTCAAAGTTAAGTTGCTTGAAGCTGTTGAGGATTATGTCAAGGGAATGATATTAACAAGTTGA
- a CDS encoding IreB family regulatory phosphoprotein, whose translation MANGETMMFNVENEKVNEAREVIFSVFKALKEKGYNPINQIVGYILSGDPTYITNHQDARSIIRKLERDELLEEILRFYLEENSKEDSV comes from the coding sequence ATGGCAAACGGCGAGACCATGATGTTTAATGTTGAAAATGAAAAGGTGAATGAGGCGAGGGAGGTAATCTTCTCTGTATTTAAAGCTCTCAAAGAAAAAGGCTATAATCCGATTAACCAAATTGTAGGCTATATATTATCCGGCGATCCTACTTATATAACTAATCATCAGGATGCAAGAAGCATAATTAGAAAATTAGAGCGGGATGAACTGCTTGAAGAAATTCTTAGATTTTACTTGGAAGAGAATAGCAAGGAAGACTCCGTATAA
- a CDS encoding aldo/keto reductase, which produces MKYVKLGNTGLEVSRMCFGGLIIGPLQANLPLDEGVNVILAALERGVNFIDTAELYGTYDYIREAIKKSKSKPIIATKSYAYSTEGAKASLEKARKELDIDVIDIFLLHEQESRLTLKGHREALEYYISMKEKGIIRAVGVSTHNVEVVEACADMPEVEVIHPLVNKAGIGIGDGTIEDMLAAVKRAHDNGKGIYSMKPLGGGNLLKSYSECMDFVLNIPYIDSIAVGMQSVEEVIMNICVFNNEPVPEDIRSSVAGRKKHLHIDYWCEGCGRCVERCRQDALYIQDNKAKVIEEKCLLCGYCASACSCFAIKVC; this is translated from the coding sequence TTGAAATATGTTAAACTCGGGAATACCGGACTTGAAGTGTCGAGAATGTGTTTTGGAGGATTGATTATCGGGCCGCTTCAAGCGAACTTGCCTTTGGATGAAGGAGTAAATGTGATATTAGCTGCTTTAGAGCGCGGCGTAAACTTTATCGATACAGCAGAGCTATATGGAACATATGACTACATAAGGGAAGCCATTAAGAAATCAAAATCAAAACCCATCATTGCTACAAAATCCTATGCTTATTCTACTGAAGGTGCCAAAGCAAGCCTGGAGAAAGCCAGAAAAGAATTGGATATCGATGTTATTGATATTTTTTTGCTTCATGAACAAGAAAGCCGTCTAACTCTCAAAGGCCATCGTGAGGCTCTTGAATACTATATTTCAATGAAGGAAAAAGGAATTATTCGAGCTGTTGGAGTATCTACTCATAATGTGGAAGTAGTTGAGGCTTGTGCCGATATGCCTGAAGTAGAAGTCATTCATCCTTTGGTTAATAAGGCCGGAATAGGAATTGGCGACGGAACAATAGAAGACATGCTTGCAGCTGTAAAGAGAGCGCATGATAACGGAAAGGGTATATACAGTATGAAGCCTTTAGGTGGGGGAAACCTTTTGAAATCTTACAGTGAGTGTATGGATTTCGTGCTGAATATACCATATATTGACTCCATTGCAGTTGGAATGCAATCTGTTGAAGAGGTTATAATGAATATATGCGTGTTTAATAATGAACCTGTTCCGGAAGATATCAGGTCTTCAGTTGCCGGAAGAAAAAAACATCTCCATATTGACTATTGGTGTGAAGGATGCGGAAGGTGCGTAGAAAGGTGCAGACAGGATGCTCTTTACATACAGGACAATAAAGCTAAGGTAATAGAAGAGAAATGCCTTTTATGCGGATATTGTGCAAGTGCATGTTCCTGTTTTGCAATAAAAGTTTGCTAA
- the ruvX gene encoding Holliday junction resolvase RuvX has protein sequence MRIIGIDYGDSRIGIAVSDPLGWTAQGVETINWKNNIEEPIERILQIIKYYDAKKIIVGFPKNMNGTIGPRGEKTDEFIELLKSKVEEIPIIKWDERLSTVAANKTMHELGVKKSKKKQVVDQIAAVYILQGYLDAMALKE, from the coding sequence ATGAGGATAATTGGGATAGATTATGGGGATAGCAGAATAGGAATAGCAGTAAGTGACCCTCTTGGATGGACAGCGCAAGGTGTTGAAACTATCAATTGGAAAAATAATATAGAAGAGCCTATTGAAAGAATACTGCAGATTATAAAATATTATGATGCTAAGAAAATTATTGTGGGATTTCCCAAGAACATGAACGGGACCATCGGTCCCAGAGGAGAAAAAACTGATGAATTCATTGAGTTGTTGAAAAGTAAAGTTGAAGAAATTCCGATTATTAAGTGGGATGAGCGATTAAGTACAGTCGCTGCAAACAAAACTATGCATGAGCTGGGAGTAAAAAAATCAAAGAAAAAACAGGTAGTTGACCAGATTGCGGCAGTTTACATTCTTCAGGGATATTTAGACGCAATGGCTTTGAAAGAATGA
- a CDS encoding DUF1292 domain-containing protein gives MSEERDDVVVLVDENGEEVEFEHLDTVELNGNEYVVLLPVEESEEEKDIDEVVILKIEHGEEEDSFVSVDDDDELEAVFEEFKLRMEDEFDFED, from the coding sequence ATGTCAGAAGAAAGAGATGATGTAGTTGTTTTGGTGGATGAGAACGGTGAAGAGGTTGAATTTGAACATCTAGACACTGTCGAGCTTAACGGAAATGAGTATGTGGTTCTTCTTCCTGTGGAGGAAAGTGAGGAAGAAAAAGATATTGATGAAGTTGTAATACTTAAAATCGAACACGGCGAGGAAGAAGATAGTTTTGTAAGCGTTGACGATGATGATGAGCTTGAGGCTGTTTTTGAAGAGTTCAAATTGAGAATGGAAGATGAATTTGATTTTGAAGATTAG